The Thermus filiformis genome contains a region encoding:
- the rpmC gene encoding 50S ribosomal protein L29 — translation MKRSEVKELLKKARGLSPVELEKLIREKKRELMELRFQAAIGQLSQNHRIRDTKKTIARLLTVWNEKRKGREHA, via the coding sequence ATGAAGCGCAGTGAGGTGAAGGAGCTCTTGAAGAAGGCGCGCGGCCTCTCCCCCGTGGAGCTGGAGAAGCTCATCCGGGAGAAGAAGCGGGAGCTGATGGAGCTGCGCTTCCAGGCGGCGATCGGCCAGCTGTCCCAGAACCACCGCATCCGGGACACCAAGAAGACCATCGCCCGCCTGCTCACCGTCTGGAACGAGAAGCGCAAGGGGAGGGAGCATGCCTAA
- the rplR gene encoding 50S ribosomal protein L18, whose protein sequence is MARLTAYERRTFRVRNRVKRTGRLRLSVFRSLNHIYAQIIDDEKGHTLVAASSLALKLKGNKTEVARQVGRALAEEALKKGIKQVVFDRGPYKYHGRVKALAEGAREGGLEF, encoded by the coding sequence ATGGCACGTCTGACCGCCTATGAGCGCCGCACGTTCCGGGTCCGGAACCGGGTCAAGAGGACCGGCCGCCTGCGCCTTTCCGTGTTCCGGAGCCTGAACCACATCTACGCTCAGATCATCGACGACGAGAAGGGCCACACCCTGGTGGCCGCGAGCAGCCTGGCCCTGAAGCTCAAGGGCAACAAGACGGAGGTGGCCCGGCAGGTGGGCCGGGCGCTCGCGGAGGAGGCCCTGAAGAAGGGGATCAAGCAGGTGGTCTTTGACCGGGGGCCGTACAAGTACCACGGCCGGGTCAAGGCCCTGGCGGAGGGGGCCCGGGAGGGGGGCCTCGAGTTCTAA
- the rpsQ gene encoding 30S ribosomal protein S17: MPKKVLVGVVVSDKAQKTVTVLVERQFPHPLYGKVIRRSKKYLAHDENGEYKVGDVVEIVESRPISKRKRFRVLRRLESGRTDLVEKYLVRRQNYQSLAKRKGGKA, translated from the coding sequence ATGCCTAAGAAGGTGCTCGTCGGGGTGGTGGTGAGCGACAAGGCCCAGAAGACCGTGACGGTCCTGGTGGAGCGCCAGTTTCCCCACCCCCTATACGGCAAGGTGATCCGTCGGTCCAAGAAGTACCTGGCCCACGACGAGAACGGGGAGTACAAGGTGGGGGACGTGGTGGAGATCGTGGAGTCCCGCCCCATCTCCAAGCGGAAGCGGTTCAGGGTCCTGCGCAGGCTGGAGTCGGGCCGGACGGATCTGGTGGAGAAGTACCTGGTGCGTCGCCAGAACTACCAGAGCCTGGCCAAGCGGAAGGGGGGTAAGGCATGA
- a CDS encoding type Z 30S ribosomal protein S14: MARKALVEKAKRTPKFKVRAYTRCVRCGRARSVYRYFGLCRLCLRELAHKGQLPGVRKASW, from the coding sequence ATGGCGAGGAAAGCGCTAGTAGAGAAGGCCAAGAGGACCCCTAAGTTCAAGGTGCGGGCCTACACCCGGTGCGTCCGGTGCGGCCGGGCCCGGAGCGTGTACCGCTACTTCGGCCTCTGCCGCCTCTGCCTGCGGGAGCTCGCCCACAAGGGCCAGCTTCCCGGGGTCCGGAAGGCCAGCTGGTAG
- the rpmJ gene encoding 50S ribosomal protein L36, whose product MKVRASVKKMCEKCKVVRRHGRVYVICENPKHKQRQG is encoded by the coding sequence ATGAAGGTACGGGCATCGGTCAAGAAGATGTGCGAGAAGTGCAAGGTGGTGCGCCGGCACGGCCGGGTGTACGTGATCTGCGAGAACCCCAAGCACAAGCAGCGGCAGGGGTAA
- the rplP gene encoding 50S ribosomal protein L16, which produces MLMPRRMKYRKQHRGRLKGATKGGDYVAFGDFGLVALEPAWITAQQIEAARVAMVRHFRRGGKIFIRIFPDKPYTKKPLEVRMGKGKGNVEGYVAVVKPGRVMFEVAGVTEEQALEALRIAGHKLPIRTKVVRRDAYDEAQ; this is translated from the coding sequence ATGCTGATGCCTAGGCGCATGAAGTACCGGAAGCAGCACCGGGGCCGGCTGAAGGGGGCCACGAAGGGTGGGGACTACGTGGCCTTCGGCGACTTCGGCCTGGTGGCCCTCGAGCCCGCCTGGATCACCGCCCAGCAGATCGAGGCGGCCCGTGTGGCCATGGTGCGGCACTTCCGGCGTGGCGGCAAGATCTTCATCCGCATCTTCCCCGACAAGCCCTACACCAAGAAGCCCCTGGAGGTGCGGATGGGTAAGGGTAAGGGCAATGTGGAGGGGTACGTGGCGGTGGTCAAGCCCGGCCGGGTGATGTTTGAGGTGGCGGGGGTGACGGAGGAGCAGGCCCTGGAGGCCCTGCGGATCGCCGGCCACAAGCTGCCCATCCGGACCAAGGTGGTGAGGAGGGACGCCTACGATGAAGCGCAGTGA
- the map gene encoding type I methionyl aminopeptidase — MAIKLKSAWELERMAEAGALLTEVVEEVARHVAPGVTTKELDRIAHEAILKRKAKPAFLGLYGFPATLCTSVNEVVVHGIPSDEPLKEGDILSIDVGLFYGGFAADMARTYPVGQVSEEARRLIEVTEAAFWEGLKLMRPGYRTGDVAHRVQTFVEGHGFHVVREFVGHGVGREIHEDPQLPNYGRPGTGPKLRPGMVLALEPMVTLRPTSVVILEDGWTASAGKGNLAAHYENTVVVTEEGPRLLTGALLAVR; from the coding sequence GTGGCGATCAAGCTGAAAAGCGCGTGGGAGCTGGAGCGGATGGCCGAGGCGGGGGCCCTCCTCACCGAGGTGGTGGAGGAGGTGGCCCGGCACGTGGCCCCGGGGGTGACCACCAAGGAGCTGGACCGGATCGCCCACGAGGCCATCCTCAAGCGGAAGGCCAAACCCGCCTTCCTCGGGCTTTACGGCTTCCCCGCCACCTTGTGCACCTCGGTGAACGAGGTGGTGGTGCACGGCATCCCCTCGGACGAGCCCCTGAAGGAGGGGGACATCCTCTCCATTGACGTGGGCCTCTTCTACGGGGGCTTCGCCGCGGACATGGCCCGCACCTACCCCGTGGGCCAGGTCTCCGAGGAGGCCCGGCGGCTGATCGAGGTCACCGAGGCCGCCTTCTGGGAGGGGCTTAAGCTCATGCGCCCCGGCTACCGCACGGGGGACGTGGCCCACCGGGTCCAGACCTTCGTGGAGGGGCACGGCTTCCACGTGGTGCGGGAGTTCGTGGGCCACGGGGTGGGGCGGGAGATCCACGAGGACCCCCAGCTGCCCAACTACGGCCGGCCCGGCACGGGGCCCAAGCTCCGGCCCGGGATGGTCCTGGCCCTCGAGCCCATGGTTACCCTCAGGCCCACTTCCGTGGTAATATTGGAGGATGGCTGGACGGCGAGCGCCGGCAAGGGCAACCTCGCCGCCCACTACGAGAACACCGTGGTGGTCACCGAGGAGGGGCCCAGGCTCCTCACCGGGGCGCTTCTGGCGGTGCGCTAG
- the rplO gene encoding 50S ribosomal protein L15, producing MKLSDLRPNPGANKRKKRVGRGPGSGHGKTATRGHKGQKSRSGGLKDPRRFEGGRSTLLMRLPKRGMPGQVPGEIKRPKYQGVNLKDLARFEGEVTPEVLVQAGLLKKGYRLKILGEGEAKPLKVVAHAFSKSALEKLKAAGGEAVLLAPSPQKTGA from the coding sequence ATGAAGCTGAGCGACCTGCGCCCCAATCCGGGGGCCAACAAGCGGAAGAAGCGGGTGGGCCGGGGCCCGGGCTCCGGTCACGGCAAGACCGCGACCCGGGGGCACAAGGGCCAGAAGTCCCGCTCCGGCGGGCTCAAGGACCCCCGCCGCTTTGAGGGCGGGCGCTCCACCCTTCTCATGCGCCTTCCCAAGCGGGGGATGCCGGGCCAGGTCCCGGGGGAGATCAAGCGGCCCAAGTACCAGGGGGTGAACCTAAAGGACCTCGCCCGGTTTGAAGGGGAGGTGACCCCCGAGGTCCTGGTCCAGGCGGGCCTTCTCAAGAAGGGGTACCGGCTCAAGATCCTGGGCGAGGGGGAGGCCAAGCCCCTCAAGGTGGTGGCCCACGCCTTCTCCAAGAGCGCCCTGGAGAAGCTGAAGGCCGCGGGCGGCGAGGCGGTCCTCCTCGCCCCTTCGCCCCAGAAGACGGGGGCCTGA
- the rplF gene encoding 50S ribosomal protein L6 produces the protein MSRIGRQPIPLPKGVTVEVAPGQVKVKGPKGELFVPVSPEMRIVVEEGLVRVERPSDDRRHKSLHGLTRTLIANAVKGVSEGYVRELLIKGIGYRAKLSGRAVELTVGYSHPVVVEPPAGITFEVPEPTKIRVLGIDKQLVGQVAANLRAVRKPSAYHEKGIYYADEPIRLKPGKAGAKK, from the coding sequence ATGTCCAGGATCGGCAGGCAACCCATTCCCCTGCCCAAGGGGGTCACGGTGGAGGTGGCCCCGGGGCAGGTCAAGGTGAAGGGGCCCAAGGGGGAGCTTTTCGTTCCCGTGAGCCCGGAGATGCGGATCGTGGTGGAGGAGGGGCTGGTCCGGGTGGAGCGCCCCTCCGACGACCGGCGCCACAAGAGCCTCCACGGCCTGACCCGGACCCTCATCGCCAACGCGGTCAAGGGGGTGTCCGAGGGGTACGTGCGGGAGCTCCTCATCAAGGGCATCGGCTACCGGGCCAAGCTCTCGGGCCGGGCGGTGGAGCTCACCGTGGGGTACAGCCACCCCGTGGTGGTGGAGCCCCCGGCGGGGATCACCTTTGAGGTGCCCGAGCCCACCAAGATCCGGGTCCTGGGCATCGACAAGCAGCTCGTGGGCCAGGTGGCGGCCAACCTGCGCGCGGTGCGCAAGCCCAGCGCCTACCACGAGAAGGGGATCTACTACGCCGACGAGCCCATCCGGCTCAAGCCGGGCAAGGCCGGGGCCAAGAAGTAA
- the rpmD gene encoding 50S ribosomal protein L30 — MMRLKVKLVKSPIGYPKDQKAALKALGLTRLNRERVFEDRPEIRGQLEKVKHLVKVEVAE, encoded by the coding sequence GTGATGAGGCTGAAGGTGAAGCTGGTGAAAAGCCCCATCGGCTACCCCAAGGACCAGAAGGCCGCCCTGAAGGCCCTGGGGCTCACCCGGCTGAACCGGGAGCGGGTGTTTGAGGACCGGCCGGAGATCCGGGGCCAGCTGGAGAAGGTCAAGCACCTGGTGAAGGTGGAGGTGGCGGAATGA
- the rpsD gene encoding 30S ribosomal protein S4, producing the protein MGRYIGPVCRLCRREGVKLYLKGERCYSPKCAMERRPYPPGQHGQRRARRPSDYAVRLREKQKLRRIYGVSETQFRNLFEEASRKKGVTGTVFLGLLESRLDNVVYRLGFAQSRRQARQMVRHGHILVNGKRVDLPAYRLRPGDEVAIAEKSRNLDFIRQNLEAMKGRKVGPWLSLDVEGMKGKFLRLPDREDLALPVNEQLVIEFYSR; encoded by the coding sequence ATGGGTCGTTACATTGGTCCAGTCTGCCGTCTTTGCCGCCGCGAGGGAGTCAAGCTCTACCTGAAGGGGGAGCGGTGCTACAGCCCCAAGTGCGCCATGGAGCGCCGCCCCTACCCCCCGGGCCAGCACGGCCAGCGCCGCGCCCGCCGTCCTTCCGACTACGCGGTGCGGCTTAGGGAGAAGCAGAAGCTCCGCCGCATCTACGGGGTCTCCGAGACCCAGTTCCGCAACCTCTTTGAGGAGGCGAGCCGCAAGAAGGGGGTCACGGGCACGGTCTTCCTGGGGCTTCTGGAGTCCCGGTTGGACAACGTGGTCTACCGGCTGGGCTTCGCCCAGAGCCGCCGCCAGGCCCGCCAGATGGTCCGCCACGGCCACATTCTGGTCAACGGCAAGCGGGTGGACCTGCCCGCCTACCGCCTGCGGCCGGGGGACGAGGTGGCCATCGCCGAGAAGAGCAGAAACCTGGACTTCATCCGCCAGAACCTCGAGGCCATGAAGGGCCGCAAGGTGGGCCCCTGGCTCTCCTTGGACGTGGAGGGGATGAAGGGCAAGTTCCTGCGCCTGCCCGACCGCGAAGACCTCGCCCTGCCCGTGAACGAGCAGCTGGTGATTGAGTTCTACTCCAGGTAA
- the rpsC gene encoding 30S ribosomal protein S3 → MGNKIHPIGLRLGITRDWESRWYAGKKQYRHLLLEDQKIRDLLTKELYPAGLARIDIERAADNVAVTVHVAKPGVVIGRGGEKIKVLRDELSKLTGKNVALNVQEIHNPNLSAPLVAQRVAEQIERRFAVRRAIKQAVQRVMEAGAKGAKVIVSGRIGGAEQARTEWHALGRVPLHTLRANIDYGFALARTPYGVLGVKAYVFLGEVIGAARPQARPAAPAKAEERPRRRRPAVVKKEG, encoded by the coding sequence ATGGGAAATAAGATTCACCCCATCGGCCTGCGGCTCGGCATCACCCGGGACTGGGAGTCCCGCTGGTACGCGGGCAAGAAGCAGTACCGGCACCTCCTCCTGGAGGATCAGAAGATCCGGGACCTCCTTACCAAGGAGCTCTACCCGGCGGGCCTGGCCCGTATAGACATCGAGCGGGCGGCGGACAACGTGGCGGTGACCGTCCACGTGGCCAAGCCGGGCGTGGTCATCGGCCGGGGCGGCGAGAAGATCAAGGTCCTCCGGGACGAGCTCTCCAAGCTCACGGGCAAGAACGTGGCCCTGAACGTCCAGGAGATCCACAACCCCAACCTCTCCGCCCCCCTGGTGGCCCAGCGGGTGGCGGAGCAGATCGAGCGCCGCTTCGCCGTGCGCCGGGCCATCAAGCAGGCGGTCCAGCGGGTGATGGAGGCCGGGGCCAAGGGGGCCAAGGTCATCGTCTCGGGCCGCATCGGGGGCGCGGAGCAGGCCCGGACCGAGTGGCACGCCTTGGGCCGCGTGCCCCTGCACACCCTCCGTGCTAACATAGACTACGGCTTCGCCTTGGCCCGCACCCCCTACGGGGTGCTGGGGGTGAAGGCCTACGTGTTTTTGGGCGAGGTCATCGGGGCCGCGCGGCCTCAGGCCCGGCCGGCCGCCCCGGCCAAGGCCGAGGAGCGCCCCCGTCGCCGCCGCCCTGCCGTGGTGAAGAAGGAGGGCTAA
- the rpsM gene encoding 30S ribosomal protein S13: MARIAGVEIPRNKRVDVALTYIYGIGPARAKEALEKTGINPATRVKDLTEQEVVRLREYVENTWKLEGELRAEVAANIKRLMDIGCYRGLRHRRGLPVRGQRTRTNARTRKGPRKTVAGKKKAPRK, from the coding sequence GTGGCGCGGATTGCAGGCGTGGAAATCCCCAGGAATAAGCGGGTGGACGTGGCCCTGACCTACATCTACGGGATCGGCCCCGCCCGGGCCAAGGAGGCCCTGGAGAAGACCGGGATCAACCCGGCCACCCGGGTGAAGGACCTTACTGAACAGGAGGTGGTCCGGCTCCGCGAGTACGTGGAGAACACCTGGAAGCTGGAGGGCGAGCTCCGCGCGGAGGTGGCCGCCAACATCAAGCGGCTGATGGACATCGGGTGCTACCGGGGCCTGCGCCACCGGCGGGGCCTGCCCGTCCGGGGCCAGCGCACCCGCACCAACGCCCGCACCCGCAAGGGGCCCCGCAAGACGGTGGCCGGGAAGAAGAAGGCCCCCAGGAAGTAG
- the infA gene encoding translation initiation factor IF-1 encodes MAKEKDTIRAEGVVVEALPNTMFRVKLDSGPEILAYISGKMRMHYIRILPGDRVVVEITPYDPTRGRIVYRK; translated from the coding sequence GTGGCGAAGGAGAAGGACACCATTCGGGCAGAGGGCGTGGTGGTGGAGGCCCTGCCCAACACCATGTTCCGGGTCAAGCTGGACTCGGGGCCGGAGATCCTGGCGTACATTTCGGGAAAGATGCGGATGCACTACATCCGCATCCTGCCGGGGGACCGGGTGGTGGTGGAGATCACCCCCTACGACCCCACCCGGGGCCGGATCGTCTACCGGAAGTGA
- the rpsE gene encoding 30S ribosomal protein S5 translates to MPETDFEEKMILVRRTARMQAGGRRFKFGALVVVGDRQGRVGLGLGKAPEVPLAVQKANYYARRNMVEVPLVNGTIPHEIEVEYGASKILLKPAAPGTGVIAGAVPRAILELAGVTDILTKELGSRNPINIAYATMEALRQLQTWDDVKRLRKESA, encoded by the coding sequence ATGCCGGAGACCGACTTTGAAGAGAAGATGATCCTGGTGCGCCGCACCGCCCGGATGCAGGCGGGTGGCCGGCGCTTCAAGTTCGGCGCCCTGGTGGTGGTGGGGGACCGGCAGGGCCGGGTGGGCCTGGGCCTGGGCAAGGCCCCCGAGGTGCCCCTGGCGGTGCAGAAGGCCAACTACTACGCCCGCCGGAACATGGTGGAGGTGCCCCTGGTGAACGGCACCATCCCCCACGAGATCGAGGTGGAGTACGGGGCCTCCAAGATCCTCCTCAAGCCCGCCGCCCCCGGCACGGGCGTGATCGCGGGGGCGGTCCCCCGGGCCATCCTCGAGCTCGCCGGGGTCACCGACATCCTGACCAAGGAGCTGGGGAGCCGCAACCCCATCAACATCGCCTACGCCACCATGGAGGCCCTGCGCCAGCTCCAGACCTGGGACGACGTCAAGCGGCTCAGAAAGGAGAGCGCGTGA
- the rpsH gene encoding 30S ribosomal protein S8, whose protein sequence is MLTDPIADMLTRIRNATRVYKESTDVPASRFKEEILKILAREGFIRGYERVEVEGKPYLRVYLKYGPRRGTKREQVIQHIRRISRPGRRVYVGVREIPRVRRGLGIAILSTPKGVLTDREARKEGVGGELICEVW, encoded by the coding sequence ATGCTGACCGACCCAATCGCGGACATGCTGACCCGGATCCGAAACGCCACCCGGGTCTACAAGGAGAGCACGGACGTGCCCGCCTCCCGCTTCAAGGAGGAGATCCTGAAGATCCTGGCGCGGGAGGGGTTCATCCGGGGCTACGAGCGGGTGGAGGTGGAGGGGAAGCCCTACCTCCGGGTGTACCTGAAGTACGGCCCCCGCCGGGGGACGAAGCGGGAGCAGGTCATCCAGCACATCCGGCGGATCAGCCGCCCCGGCCGCCGGGTCTACGTGGGGGTGCGGGAGATCCCCCGGGTGCGCCGGGGGCTCGGGATCGCCATCCTGTCCACCCCGAAGGGCGTCCTGACCGACCGGGAGGCCCGGAAGGAAGGGGTGGGCGGCGAGCTCATCTGCGAGGTGTGGTGA
- the rpsK gene encoding 30S ribosomal protein S11 — translation MARAKVKKKVKRQVASGKAYIHASYNNTIVTITDPDGNPVTWSSGGVIGYKGSRKGTPYAAQLAAMDAAKKAMAYGMTSVDVIVRGTGAGREQAIRALQASGLQVKSIVDDTPVPHNGCRPKKKFRKAS, via the coding sequence ATGGCCAGAGCCAAGGTCAAGAAGAAGGTCAAACGACAGGTCGCGAGCGGCAAGGCGTACATCCACGCCTCGTACAACAACACCATCGTGACGATCACCGACCCGGATGGGAACCCGGTCACCTGGTCCTCGGGCGGGGTCATCGGGTACAAGGGGAGCCGGAAGGGCACCCCCTACGCCGCCCAGCTTGCGGCCATGGACGCGGCGAAGAAGGCCATGGCCTACGGGATGACCAGCGTGGACGTGATCGTCCGGGGCACCGGGGCGGGCCGGGAGCAGGCCATACGGGCCCTGCAGGCTTCCGGGCTCCAGGTCAAGTCCATCGTGGACGACACCCCGGTGCCCCACAACGGCTGCCGGCCCAAGAAGAAGTTCCGGAAGGCTTCGTAA
- the secY gene encoding preprotein translocase subunit SecY — translation MLKAFRSALLVPELRQRILFTLLVLAAYRLGAFIPTPGVDLAKIRDFLQTTQGGVFGIINLFSGGNFERFSIFALGIMPYITASIIMQLLINVVPTLEKLSKEGEEGRRVIQQYTRIGGILLGAFQGFFLATAFLGAEGGRFLLPGWAPGPFFWLVVVVTQVAGIALLLWMAERITEYGIGNGTSMIIFAGIVVEWLPQILRTLGLIRTGEVNLVAFLFFLAFIVLAFAGMAAVQQAERRIPVQYARKVVGRRVYGGQSTYIPIKLNAAGVIPIVFAAALLQIPIFLTAPFQQSPVAQAIANFFDPSRFSGLLIEVVLIVLFTYVYTAVQFDPKRIAESLREYGGFIPGIRPGEPTVKFLEHIVSRLTLWGALFLGLVAAFPQIVQNLTGVKSLAFSGIGLLIVVGVTLDTLRQIESQLMLRNYEGFLSKGRIRGRTR, via the coding sequence ATGCTCAAGGCCTTCCGGAGCGCCCTCCTCGTCCCCGAGCTCCGCCAGCGCATCCTCTTCACCCTCTTGGTGCTCGCGGCCTACCGCCTGGGGGCCTTCATCCCCACCCCTGGGGTGGACCTGGCCAAGATCCGCGACTTCCTCCAGACCACCCAGGGGGGGGTCTTCGGCATCATCAACCTGTTCTCCGGGGGCAACTTTGAGCGCTTCTCCATCTTCGCCCTGGGCATCATGCCCTACATCACCGCCTCCATCATCATGCAGCTCCTCATCAACGTGGTGCCCACCCTGGAGAAGCTCTCCAAGGAGGGGGAGGAGGGGCGGCGGGTCATCCAGCAGTACACCCGCATCGGGGGTATCCTCCTGGGGGCCTTCCAGGGCTTCTTCCTGGCCACCGCCTTCCTGGGGGCGGAGGGCGGGCGGTTCCTCCTGCCCGGCTGGGCCCCCGGGCCCTTCTTCTGGCTGGTGGTGGTGGTCACCCAGGTGGCGGGCATCGCCCTCCTCCTGTGGATGGCGGAGCGGATCACTGAGTACGGGATCGGGAACGGGACCAGCATGATCATCTTCGCGGGGATCGTGGTGGAGTGGTTGCCCCAGATCCTCCGCACCCTGGGCCTGATCCGCACCGGGGAGGTCAACCTGGTGGCCTTCCTCTTCTTCCTGGCCTTCATCGTCCTGGCCTTCGCCGGGATGGCGGCGGTGCAGCAGGCGGAGCGGCGCATCCCCGTCCAGTACGCCCGCAAGGTGGTGGGCCGCCGGGTCTACGGGGGGCAGTCCACTTACATCCCCATCAAGCTGAACGCCGCCGGGGTCATCCCCATCGTCTTCGCCGCCGCCCTGCTCCAGATCCCCATCTTCCTCACCGCCCCCTTCCAGCAAAGCCCCGTGGCCCAGGCCATCGCCAACTTCTTTGACCCCAGCCGCTTCTCCGGCCTCCTGATCGAGGTGGTCCTCATTGTCCTTTTCACCTACGTCTACACCGCGGTCCAGTTTGACCCCAAGCGGATCGCCGAGTCCTTGCGGGAGTACGGGGGCTTCATCCCCGGGATCCGGCCGGGGGAGCCCACGGTGAAGTTCCTCGAGCACATCGTCTCCCGCCTGACCCTCTGGGGGGCCCTCTTCCTGGGCCTGGTGGCCGCCTTCCCCCAGATCGTGCAGAACCTCACGGGGGTGAAGAGCCTAGCCTTCTCGGGGATCGGCCTGCTCATCGTGGTGGGCGTGACCCTGGACACCCTGCGCCAGATTGAGAGCCAGCTCATGCTCAGGAACTACGAGGGCTTCCTGAGCAAGGGAAGGATCCGCGGACGGACGAGGTGA
- the rplN gene encoding 50S ribosomal protein L14: MIQPQTYLEVADNTGARKIMCIRVLKGSNAKYATVGDVIVASVKEAIPRGMVKEGDVVKAVVVRTKKEVKRPDGSAIRFDDNAAVIINNQLEPRGTRVFGPVARELREKGFMKIVSLAPEVL, from the coding sequence ATGATCCAGCCCCAGACCTACCTCGAGGTGGCCGACAACACCGGGGCCCGCAAGATCATGTGCATCCGGGTCCTCAAGGGGTCCAACGCCAAGTACGCCACCGTGGGGGACGTGATCGTGGCCAGCGTGAAGGAGGCCATCCCCCGGGGCATGGTCAAGGAGGGGGACGTGGTCAAGGCGGTGGTGGTCCGGACCAAGAAGGAGGTCAAGCGCCCCGACGGCTCCGCCATCCGCTTTGACGACAACGCCGCGGTCATCATCAACAACCAGCTCGAGCCCCGGGGCACCCGGGTCTTCGGGCCCGTGGCGCGGGAGCTTCGGGAGAAGGGCTTCATGAAGATCGTCTCCCTGGCGCCGGAGGTGCTGTGA
- the rplE gene encoding 50S ribosomal protein L5, with protein MPLDVALKRKYYEEVRPELIKRFGYENVWAVPRLVKVVVNQGLGEAKEDARILEKAAKELSLLTGQKPAVTRAKKSISNFKLRKGMPIGLKVTLRGDRMWIFLEKLLNVALPRIRDFRGVNPNGFDGRGNYNLGLREQLIFPEITYELADAPRGMDIAVVTTAKTDEEARALLELLGFPFRK; from the coding sequence ATGCCGCTGGACGTAGCGCTCAAGAGGAAGTACTACGAGGAGGTTCGGCCCGAGCTCATCAAGCGCTTCGGGTACGAGAACGTCTGGGCCGTGCCCCGCCTGGTCAAGGTGGTGGTGAACCAGGGCCTGGGGGAGGCCAAGGAGGACGCCCGCATCCTGGAGAAGGCGGCCAAGGAGCTCTCCCTCCTCACCGGCCAGAAGCCCGCCGTCACCCGGGCCAAGAAGTCCATCTCCAACTTCAAGCTCCGCAAGGGCATGCCCATCGGCCTCAAGGTGACCCTCCGGGGCGACCGGATGTGGATCTTCCTGGAGAAGCTCCTGAACGTGGCCCTGCCCCGGATCCGCGACTTCCGCGGGGTGAACCCGAACGGGTTTGACGGCCGGGGGAACTACAACCTGGGCCTGAGGGAGCAGCTCATCTTCCCCGAGATCACCTACGAGCTCGCGGACGCCCCCCGGGGCATGGACATCGCCGTCGTCACCACGGCAAAGACGGACGAGGAGGCCCGGGCCCTTCTGGAGCTTCTGGGCTTTCCCTTCAGGAAGTGA
- a CDS encoding adenylate kinase, which yields MERTAIIFLGPPGAGKGTQAARLSQELGFKKLSTGDILRDHVARMTPLGQVAKPIMERGDLVPDDLILALIKEELSDRVVFDGFPRTLAQAEALDRLLEETGTRLLGVVLVEVPEEELLRRLLRRAGLEGRSDDNEETIRRRLEVYRTQTAPLVEYYEKRGVLKRIDGTGTPEEVYARIKGALGV from the coding sequence ATGGAGAGGACGGCGATCATTTTTCTCGGACCCCCGGGCGCGGGCAAGGGCACCCAGGCGGCCCGGCTCTCCCAGGAGCTGGGCTTCAAGAAGCTTTCCACCGGGGACATCCTGCGGGACCACGTGGCCCGGATGACCCCCCTGGGCCAGGTGGCCAAGCCCATCATGGAGCGGGGGGACCTGGTGCCGGACGACCTCATCCTGGCCCTCATCAAGGAGGAACTCTCGGACCGGGTGGTCTTTGACGGCTTCCCCCGCACCCTGGCCCAGGCGGAGGCCCTGGACCGCCTCCTGGAGGAGACGGGCACCCGGCTTCTGGGGGTGGTGCTGGTGGAGGTGCCCGAGGAGGAGCTCCTCCGGCGCCTCCTCCGGCGGGCCGGCCTCGAGGGCCGCTCGGACGACAACGAGGAGACCATACGGCGGCGCCTGGAGGTCTACCGCACCCAGACCGCCCCCCTGGTGGAGTACTATGAGAAGCGGGGCGTTCTCAAGCGCATAGACGGGACGGGCACGCCCGAGGAGGTCTACGCCCGGATCAAGGGCGCTTTGGGGGTGTAG
- the rplX gene encoding 50S ribosomal protein L24 — MKLHVKKGDTVLVASGKYKGRTGVVKQVLPRKMKVVVEGVNLVKKAVRPSPQHPQGGFIEVEAPLHASKVRPLCPACGKPTRVRRKLLEDGKKVRVCAKCGGVLDKEWVK; from the coding sequence ATGAAGCTGCACGTCAAGAAGGGGGACACCGTCTTGGTGGCCTCGGGCAAGTACAAGGGCCGGACCGGGGTGGTGAAGCAGGTCCTTCCCCGGAAGATGAAGGTGGTGGTGGAAGGGGTGAACCTCGTCAAGAAGGCGGTCCGCCCCAGCCCCCAGCACCCCCAGGGCGGGTTCATCGAGGTGGAGGCCCCCCTGCACGCCTCCAAGGTCCGCCCCCTCTGCCCCGCCTGCGGCAAGCCCACCCGGGTGCGGCGGAAGCTCTTGGAGGACGGCAAGAAGGTGCGCGTCTGCGCCAAGTGTGGCGGGGTCTTGGACAAGGAATGGGTGAAGTGA